The following are encoded together in the Salvia hispanica cultivar TCC Black 2014 chromosome 6, UniMelb_Shisp_WGS_1.0, whole genome shotgun sequence genome:
- the LOC125194841 gene encoding uncharacterized protein LOC125194841, with protein MKEGAKGFAKLDKFAGQDFRRWQKKMHFMLTNLKVVYVVSTPMPEAVENETLEQTRRHMKWENDDYICRGHILNGMSDSLFDVYQNVESAKELWDSLEAKYMAEDASSKKFLVGNFINYKMVDSRPVMEQYNELLRILGQFSQYDMKMDESISVSSIIDKLPPSWKDFKNNLKHKKEELNLVELGSDFQIEQSIRDMEKSFVGNIKNMAGSSVNMVEEGESSKAGKEKP; from the exons ATGAAGGAAGGAGCGAAAGGTTTCGCGAAGTTGGATAAGTTTGCTGGCCAGGACTTTAGACGCTGGCAAAAGAAGATGCATTTCATGCTGACAAATCTCAAGGTGGTGTACGTTGTGAGTACTCCCATGCCCGAGGCTGTTGAAAACGAAACTCTGGAACAGACGAGGAGGCATATGAAGTGGGAGAACGATGACTACATATGTCGTGGTCACATCTTAAACGGTATGTCTGATTCTCTATTTGATGTGTATCAAAATGTTGAGTCTGCTAAGGAATTGTGGGATTCCCTCGAAGCCAAATATATGGCAGAAGATGCCTCTAGCAAGAAATTTCTTGTTGGTAACtttattaactataaaatggtTGATTCGAGGCCTGTCATGGAACAATACAACGAATTGTTGAGGATATTGGGACAGTTTTCCcaatatgatatgaaaatggaTGAATCCATTTCTGTCTCTAGTATTATTGATAAACTGCCACCTTCTtggaaggattttaaaaataatctgaaACACAAGAAGGAGGAATTGAACTTGGTCGAACTTGGAAGTGATTTCCAGATTGAACAGTCCATACGAGATATGGAAAAGAGTTTTGTTGGTAATATTAAAAACATGGCTGGTTCTTCTGTGAACATGGTGGAAGAGGGTGAATCCTCAAAGGCTGGTAAAGAGAAAC CCTAA